From Calliphora vicina chromosome 3, idCalVici1.1, whole genome shotgun sequence:
taataacatcacttatataaatatattttaagatcatggccttcatctatttcaatgtaatcattataaatgtcatcctcaatatcactttcgacgaccgtttcaaaatcacattctccatcacattcaactccactttaatctaagttaatattttgattattaattgcgattcttctaatatttcgccagctaaataacaaatattttattccgtattttcattggttcaagtcctaagttaaaattttttaaagatttgtttttagaattgtaacttcttgcagtaatatttatatatttatagaaggaggtatcggaacactcatatacagtgatcgaaagcccctttgtctttagttatttgtcgaatttcagaaacaataaaatttttgtgagtcattattatttatttaaatttgaaattatgaaaaattttaagcaatttaataaatttatatatgaacatttattcgttttattcgattattctacataaaattgttccaattatttgttattcgaaaatggccatttttaaattgttcgaataattattcgtaagaaattattcgattaaacgaaCGAGTGCCTCTCAAATTAATTACCTGATTTAGTAACACCAACGAAATATTTGCAttgatttatattaaacaaaacacacacacagCTTTCAGGTTTGGCTTTGCTAAGGCCATAAAAGGATTTtattattcactattttttaaattttatcggCCTCAGTtatcatttatttaaactacGTATCCATACTTATGCATGTAGCTgttaaaagaaattgttaaatttgtaaaacaaaaagtcTCAAAGTTTTTTGGTAGCTTTAAAtgttatattaatttaatgtattttttaattttaaaccatAAAAAGCTATAAAGTGTTTATTAGTTGAGCttgttttttaaagattttgtaatttttgaaaaagctgTTTATGCAAAATACATTTTAGACATAAtatacatttacatatatttcgTTTTATTGAATTGATATTACAAATCGAAATTATATAgaataatactaaaaaaaattaaacattaaataaaaatactaaacaAAAACTCTGAgagggtattcatttcaaaaaaatggaaaagtacactctgatttttttacattttaaaaaacaaacacaagaaaaaaaattcaaaaaaaagttggaattttgtttgttcatggcttttttgtgtaaaaaatcagattgtaattttcctttttttttaaatgaataacgtttgtgtatgtatgaaaacaataattaaataattaaaaatatagtacgtacatacatacatacttgttaattctataaacaatttctgtgttttatttgttattgcTTAATGAGACTCTCTCTGGCTTATCGTCAATGTTATTTGTGGGTGATTAGATGAAAGTGGATCTTAAATTTGAACATCTTATTCAAAACGAGTGCGGCATTTAGTTGTTATTGTCATTATGTTCTGAAGTAGCGCCAAAGAATTGTTCGTATACTTCTTGTCTATTTTTAGTGCGAGCTTCCCTTTCTTGTTGGCGTTTTTTCGAAAATCGTTCATGAATTCGTTTCATTTCCTGGACTTCTTTCATTTCTTCTTTGTCTTCATcctgaaaaataaagaaacaaattcgaaaagtcaatattttgtatcgACAGTTGTCACAAATAAGATTCCAACACTCACACTCATATTTAAACGTAATACAAGGGCTCTTCTGCCATCTGACATTGGCTGGGAATattgcataaaattttttagtctTTCCGCAGGCGGGACACTACGCTCTACTACCAAAACAATTCGGGCCCATTGTCTCTGCCATTCGTTGCGGATCTCTGCTATTTTTTGATATGTATTACCCATCATAGCAATTAACATGTTGACCAGCAACACACTGACTATAACCATAAATAGAAAGAAGAGTATTTTTGCCTCGGCTTCGTGTTGCGTTGAAGACATTGCACCATAATAATCGCCAAAGTTGGTAAGAGACATTAAAAACATGGCCACAACCGATTCCATTGGCGAGGGCATGGGATTAGTACCGGTATCATCAATCTCTTCTGGAGTTGCTGGATTatcaaatgttaaaaatataatataatacgCTTGGGAAAACCCCATAACAAACACTAGATAAATGGATACAAAACGAATTAAATCACCCATAACCATGCGATATATCATAACGACAAAAGGGCCAACAGTTTTAAAACCTCTAAAATGAATGCCAAAATTTGATAAAACTATTTAAGAATACGCAGTAAAACATACCGACAAAAGAAAAGAAAGTAGGGTGCGGTTGTTAACATAATGCACACTGCTACATGATCATCTAATTCCGTTAAACAGGATAATCTCAACCACGGAATGGTCATCATTAGACAACATGAGAATAGAAACATAACCCTAGATGGTGCGGTcatcttaaaaaataaacatgtccattatagtgtgtgtttgtgtgtagaGAATTAGTCAAATGTTTAACTCTTACAAGATtttcaataaacattttatagccCAGAAATCGAGCTTCCCGTAGAGCAGACAACAGATACAATATGGCTCCAAAAAATATAACTATTTCCGACATAATTCGTACCTTAGTGTTTTAATAATATGAAATGCatcagtatgtatgtatattaaattttaattataactaaaaaatatccaaaataccTTGGCCAAATTCGACTCCATATTCATTAATGGGCAGTCCTCATAACTACTCCACCAGGAAGGTAAATTATTATCATCACCCTCATCATCAATATACTCACTGAAGTTAAGCCAAAAcgtttctaaaaatataaaaccttATGCATTAAGCACACTTTACTAAAACCTACATTATTAGTTGAAGATGTGGTTTTGTGCATTTGAATGGCCCGGTCCCATTCGATTGTTTTGgatctatttattaaaaaaatttaattctttttcaaaatatttttaaagaggaTTGATTCATCGTGGGCATTTGATGTAATGCAAAATTCTGGCATTCACTACTTACGCAATAGCTTTTTAACCTAATATGACAgataataaataagtcattatacgactacttctaagtaatgcagacggTATTCAGTTGTCAATGAAAAGTAAGCTCATAGATAATTGCAAGTTATTACCAGGTTTTTGCTGGCTATACCAGATTGATTTAACTGGTacgaatattgaaaataaaactatttcttaaatcaagtaaatttttaaatatgcatttcaattaatattgaattttatgcgGCCGGAAGAGAGATCACTTTCAAATGATACCCGATATTATATGTGTTGTTTTggaagaaaatacaaatatttaaaaaaatatgatttttttgaaaatggtcCAGTTCACGCTTTTTCCTGTGAGTCGGCTTAATGTACACAAATGAACAAAGCCACTGAGCAgataagacaaaaataatatttttgctttttttatacccttcttcATCATAGGGTAgaattaaacaacaaaatacattgatttacctgcattttgttgttgcaagttgttattaagcattattttttcccgaaaaaaatcaaataaaggctaagcttgataaatactataggAACTCTGCCCGtcaatggtaaaaaatttgATTACTGAATTTCTTTGTGGTCGCACGGAAGATGCTGAACGTTCTGGACGatcagttgaggtctctacaccagAAACAATGGACAAAAATTATCGATATGGTGTTGCTCGATCGGAGactgaaagtgcgagagattgtgtaagccataggcatctcagtAATTTGATTACTGAATTTCTTTGTGGTCGCACGGAAGATGCTGAACGTTCTGGACGatcagttgaggtctctacaccagAAACAATGGACAAAAATTATCGATATGGTGTTGCTCGATCGGAGactgaaagtgcgagagattgtgtaagccataggcatctcacatgtctcagtggtttcaattttgaatgatcacttggctaTGAGAAGtgatttttgttacaataacaaaacacatgttaaatttccattcaaagtactcggtcgctatagaaaaacagcacataattGTTTGTTGcatttcaaaatggtttaatgTAAAATGAATTAACTATTATTTCAAATTCTTTTAACATGGTAACgtgtttcttaatattttacatatccataatatattatatattattttctttaaaaaataaataattattttattaaaaaatcgtgttacataaaaactacaaagttttcattaaagctcatttttaaATAGTGCTACCTGCTTATTTCACTGCTGGAATCGATGAAACTTCAAACAGCTATCTGACATATAAGCGCGAATATtaggaattaataaaaaattaacatatgtaGGATTTAGACGtcgtttttaaataacattagttgtgttcgcgtacttgataatttgtaataatttgtacaaattatcactggaagttacgggattccgttcgtttacttttaaaaacttgtaacgatagagcaagagagtgttaaaagtgacagttcgtagatagagagcatgatattttttactggacattttttgtccagtaaaaaatatcaacataaaaaatatgtgtaaaatatattgttgcaaatgtaaacaaaacaaaaaagttgaaaattaacacaatttacaagtcttgcaaagaaaagaaataaaataacataaaacatatttttacaaattgttgttcgcgtacttttttggatatttttttagattgagagtaaatgtatttttacgctctaaattaaagttactggataatttttactggaaagtacgcgaacacacttattgtaaaataaattttagttattacTCTTAGGCaaggtaacttatcaaaattttaaacatagttaaggcataatcaatgtttaagtttatttttttcatataaaaaaaattatttaaacatttattaagcttaactatgtttaaaattttgataggtTACCCGGCCTTAgagttaaagaaaaaaacatttttttcgctctcctgtaaaatgttgattttacttatagcactatttgaatataaaccgTCGATATATGAGTTAAGAATTTGTGTCAACCACACCTTTGAATTTTCGGTACGAGTTGATTTATATTATACTTACTATAAGGCAACTTATTGTCGATTATTTTTGTAACCGCAGAATATTGTTGGGTATAAAATGATATATTACTTATTTCGGTGGTCATCCACCTTTTCGGAAGGACCTGGTCGTGATATAAAACTGACCaacgaaaataaaaagtaaaaggaAAACATGTAAAACTGTTTGTAAAAACGGGATTTTACAAAAGTATCCCATTTAGTTTTTAAGAGATCTATGACAACACCATCCAGTAACTCCAAATGTTCTAATTTATCCTACATTGAATAGAGTTTAGAAGAGAGGTGAATGTGTGGTGAGTTTagaatgttaaaaatgtataactTACACCAAATACTACAAAATTCAGTGCGGAATCCTTGTTTATATTGCCCGTCTTTACGTCGATTGTATCAATTTTTGAAAGGGGATAAGCTGCACAAGTGATGCTTCCGAGTTGCCAATATATTTCACGTTCTATGCTCATGATGTGAAAAAACATTTCCACTCTGCCCAACTTGGCAGCCAAGGTTAATGGTGTTAAATTTAGAACGTTTCGTTGATGCACGTTAGTTCCGACTTCGTAAGCGACATCGAACATatcaattttttcatatataacCATCATATGTAATACATTATTGCCATTTGTGTCCTGCAAATCGGGATCAGCTCCCCGAGCC
This genomic window contains:
- the nan gene encoding LOW QUALITY PROTEIN: transient receptor potential cation channel subfamily V member 6 (The sequence of the model RefSeq protein was modified relative to this genomic sequence to represent the inferred CDS: inserted 2 bases in 1 codon), which gives rise to MGNTESNVTSGVKKQAGVSTQALYKFVNLKGGGLLVDMMKRACQTKQFAEIDHAIKTKVEPFLYNKGAGRYFPVSKMVLLRNKERARTKQLPEIRALENPDDDFNIHDYCSEVSEAEYISNPSAYRFVCWNLNERGAVGETILHLCLLNASSLHADLAKRLLKFYPKLIMDIYLSDEYYGESVLHIAIVNEDPAMVKYLLDANAYVEERCCGAFMSAEDQKPSRFDSPDHEYVGVNAITNYDGYVYWGEYPLSFAACLSQEECFRLVLARGADPDLQDTNGNNVLHMMVIYEKIDMFDVAYEVGTNVHQRNVLNLTPLTLAAKLGRVEMFFHIMSIEREIYWQLGSITCAAYPLSKIDTIDVKTGNINKDSALNFVVFGDKLEHLELLDGVVIDLLKTKWDTFVKSRFYKQFYMFSFYFLFSLVSFISRPGPSEKVDDXTEISNISFYTQQYSAVTKIIDNKLPYKTFWLNFSEYIDDEGDDNNLPSWWSSYEDCPLMNMESNLAKVRIMSEIVIFFGAILYLLSALREARFLGYKMFIENLMTAPSRVMFLFSCCLMMTIPWLRLSCLTELDDHVAVCIMLTTAPYFLFFCRGFKTVGPFVVMIYRMVMGDLIRFVSIYLVFVMGFSQAYYIIFLTFDNPATPEEIDDTGTNPMPSPMESVVAMFLMSLTNFGDYYGAMSSTQHEAEAKILFFLFMVIVSVLLVNMLIAMMGNTYQKIAEIRNEWQRQWARIVLVVERSVPPAERLKNFMQYSQPMSDGRRALVLRLNMSDEDKEEMKEVQEMKRIHERFSKKRQQEREARTKNRQEVYEQFFGATSEHNDNNN